Proteins from one Sphaeramia orbicularis chromosome 17, fSphaOr1.1, whole genome shotgun sequence genomic window:
- the LOC115436611 gene encoding tripartite motif-containing protein 16-like, protein MEQKGVHLDQETFSCSICLDLLKDPVTIPCGHSYCMSCIQTHWDGEDGKNLHSCPQCRHTFIPRPVLVKNTMLAVLVEQLKKTGLGAAAADHCYAGAEDVVCDVCTGRKLKAVKSCLMCLASYCDKHLQHHYNVAPLKKHKLVDPSEKLQENVCSRHDEVMKMFCRTDHQCICYLCSVEEHKGHDTVSSAAERTERQKELELSRQKIQQRIKDKQNDVKALQQEAENISRCADEAAEKNRKILSELIRLLEERRSDVERQIRSKEETEVSRVKELERKLEQEMTELRRKDAEMDKLAQTHDHNQFLLQYPSVSTLREDPDSSHVHVRPQSYFEDVTTAVSELREKLQLSLTEEWTNISLSISQTQVLLEPEPQTRAGFLRYSRQITLDPNTVNEHLSLSEENRRGTHMSQKQNYPDHPDRFSYWRQVLSRESLTGRCYWEVEWRGGGVGVAVAYKHMKRKGHSDECFFGRNDKSWVLYSYNNSTEFYHNSVKSSVPGPLSSRIGVYLDHTAGILSFYSVSETMTLIHRVQTTFTKPLYAGLGLCTGSTAHFPKLH, encoded by the coding sequence ATGGAGCAGAAAGGAGTTCATCTGGATCAGGAAACATTTTCCTGTTCCATCTGTTTGGATCTACTGAAGGATCCGGTGACTATTCCCTGTGGACACAGCTACTGTATGAGCTGTATTCAAACCCACTGGGATGGAGAGGACGGGAAGAACCTCCACAGCTGCCCTCAGTGCAGACACACCTTCATACCCAGGCCTGTCCTGGTCAAAAACACCATGTTGGCAGTTTTAgtggaacagctgaagaagactggACTTGGAGCTGCTGCAGCTGATCACTGCTACGCTGGAGCTGAAGATGTGGTCTGTGATGTGTGCACTGGGAGGAAACTGAAAGCTGTCAAGTCCTGTCTGATGTGTTTGGCTTCTTACTGTGACAAACATCTTCAACATCATTATAATGTGGCTCCGTTAAAGAAACACAAGCTGGTGGATCCGTCGGAGAAGCTCCAGGAGAACGTCTGCTCTCGTCACGATGaggtgatgaagatgttctgccGCACTGATCATCAGTGTATCTGTTATCTGTGCTCTGTGGAAGAACATAAAGGCCACGACACAGTGTCATCTGCAGCAGAAAGGACTGAGAGGCAGAAGGAGCTGGAGCTGAGTCGACAGAAAATCCAGCAGAGaatcaaagacaaacagaacGATGTGAAGGCGCTTCAACAGGAGGCGGAGAACATCAGTCGCTGCGCTGACGAAGCGGCGGAGAAGAACCGCAAGATCCTGAGCGAGCTGATCCGACTCCTGGAGGAAAGAAGGAGCGATGTGGAGCGGCAGATCAGATCCAAGGAGGAAACTGAAGTGAGTCGAGTCAAAGAGCTGGAGCGGAAGCTGGAGCAGGAGATGactgagctgaggaggaaagaCGCTGAGATGGACAAACTGGCACAAACACACGACCACAACCAGTTTTTACTCCAGTATCCATCAGTGTCCACACTCAGAGAAGATCCAGACTCATCCCACGTCCATGTCCGTCCTCAGAGTTACTTTGAGGATGTGACCACAGCTGTGTCAGAGCTCAGAGAGAAACTCCAGCTCAGTCTGACAGAAGAATGGACCAACATCTCACTGAGCATCAGTCAAACACAGGTtctactagaaccagaaccacagaccagagcAGGATTCTTACGATATTCACGTCAAATcacactggatccaaacacagtgaaTGAACATCTGTCACTGTCTGAGGAGAATAGAAGAGGAACACATATGAGTCAAAAACAGAACTATCCTGATCATCCAGACAGATTCAGTTACTGGCGTCAGGTCCTGAGCAGAGAGAGTCTGACTGGtcgatgttactgggaggtggagtggaggggggggggtgttggggtCGCAGTCGCATATAAGCATATGAAGAGAAAAGGACactctgatgaatgtttttttggaCGCAATGACAAATCTTGGGTTTTATATTCTTACAATAACTCTACTGAATTTTATCATAACAGTGTTAAGTCTTCTGTCCCAGGTCCACTTTCCTCCAGAATCGGAGTCTACCTggatcacacagcaggtattctgtccttctacagcgtctctgaaaccatgactctgatccacagagtccagaccacattcACTAAACCTCTGTACGCTGGACTTGGTCTTTGTACTGGATCCACTGCCCACTTTCCTAAACTCCATTAA